The Panacibacter microcysteis genome includes a window with the following:
- a CDS encoding sensor histidine kinase, producing MRTISVLFFTIAGIVANAQTKLADSIRIQIFNARTPQQKLSAILDYCDQYQSLNIDTAYNYALLALGLAEKTKDKRNTARAELAFANAYYLWGWVDSANAVCDSALKKYNAADATIRDIYFKLLRQKAICYGGVQRIPEALDILYRLLTEAQQFKDSVTIAYTCNTIGSVNINISKPRDAIRWITRALNYDTKDARFNSTRAAILANAAYAYMNTGNNDSATWYINAAIPLARVSENLNTLATALRIRSNLYTAARQYDIAETDLREMIAIRNKLSSSSNIADEIIQVANFYASTGRVEKAIEVCRRHIKEGNIYNTRDTVAFTNHLSVKLGYYEALAGYYRQAGMDKQYATTLEDIIAAKDSLNTYSSAMALAEVQTKYETEQKEKTILQQEYDLTKKNVIIYGSLVLSMLAGFIFYLLFREYRRKQRIKMALAMEREHMVKQVAVKEAEENERKRIAADLHDNLGVQANAILHNTALLKEETGVNELLIGDLHDTAKQMLLNLRETLWAMKTADIAAPELWIRIINFSKQMARHYTSIHFTTQGTPPPALILSSAKALHTVMIIQEAVQNAVKHSNANNVIISSIVTPTEWCVSIADNGSGFNQNAAMEKPDGHGLKNMQERAVAAGIILTIQTHTDTGTIIELAIDNS from the coding sequence ATGAGAACAATATCGGTACTATTTTTTACAATAGCTGGCATTGTTGCAAACGCACAAACAAAACTGGCAGACAGTATCAGAATACAAATTTTCAATGCCCGTACACCTCAGCAGAAACTCTCGGCAATACTGGATTACTGCGATCAATACCAAAGCCTGAACATAGACACTGCTTACAACTACGCATTACTGGCGCTTGGCCTGGCCGAAAAAACAAAAGACAAACGAAACACAGCAAGGGCGGAACTGGCTTTCGCCAATGCTTATTATCTGTGGGGTTGGGTAGACAGTGCAAATGCTGTGTGCGACAGCGCTTTAAAAAAATACAACGCTGCAGATGCAACCATAAGAGATATTTATTTCAAACTGCTCAGGCAAAAAGCCATTTGTTACGGAGGTGTGCAACGCATACCGGAAGCCCTGGATATCCTATACCGGCTGCTGACAGAAGCACAACAATTTAAAGACTCCGTTACTATTGCCTATACCTGCAATACCATTGGTTCTGTAAACATCAACATATCAAAACCACGGGATGCAATCAGGTGGATAACGCGTGCACTCAACTACGACACCAAAGATGCAAGATTTAACAGCACCAGGGCTGCCATACTCGCAAATGCAGCGTATGCTTACATGAATACAGGCAACAATGATTCCGCTACCTGGTACATCAATGCCGCTATACCATTAGCGCGTGTTTCAGAAAACCTGAATACACTGGCAACTGCTTTACGCATAAGAAGCAACCTTTACACCGCAGCCAGGCAATACGACATTGCAGAAACCGATCTCCGCGAAATGATTGCAATACGCAACAAGCTAAGCAGCAGTTCAAATATTGCAGACGAAATTATACAGGTTGCCAACTTTTACGCAAGTACCGGCAGAGTAGAAAAAGCCATTGAAGTCTGCCGCCGGCATATAAAAGAGGGCAACATTTATAATACCAGAGACACTGTGGCATTTACCAATCACCTCAGCGTTAAGCTGGGCTACTACGAGGCGCTGGCGGGCTATTACAGGCAGGCCGGCATGGATAAACAATACGCCACCACACTGGAAGATATTATTGCTGCAAAAGACTCGCTTAATACCTACAGCAGCGCAATGGCACTTGCAGAAGTACAGACCAAATACGAAACCGAACAAAAAGAGAAAACAATACTGCAGCAGGAGTATGACCTTACAAAAAAGAATGTCATCATCTACGGCTCGCTGGTGCTCTCCATGCTTGCAGGCTTTATATTTTACCTGCTTTTCAGGGAATACCGCAGGAAACAACGAATAAAAATGGCACTTGCAATGGAGCGTGAGCATATGGTAAAACAAGTTGCCGTTAAAGAAGCAGAAGAAAATGAACGAAAACGCATTGCAGCAGACCTCCACGATAATCTTGGGGTACAGGCAAATGCCATTTTACATAATACCGCATTACTCAAAGAAGAAACAGGTGTCAACGAATTGTTGATCGGCGACCTTCATGATACCGCCAAACAAATGCTGCTCAACCTGCGGGAAACCTTGTGGGCTATGAAAACCGCTGATATCGCTGCGCCGGAACTATGGATCCGCATCATCAATTTCAGCAAACAAATGGCAAGGCACTATACATCCATACACTTCACCACACAGGGCACACCGCCACCAGCTTTGATATTGTCTTCAGCAAAGGCACTGCATACAGTAATGATCATCCAGGAAGCAGTACAAAATGCAGTAAAACACAGTAATGCCAATAATGTGATTATATCTTCAATTGTAACACCGACCGAGTGGTGTGTTTCAATAGCAGATAATGGCAGCGGCTTTAATCAAAATGCCGCAATGGAAAAACCAGATGGCCATGGCCTTAAAAATATGCAGGAACGAGCAGTTGCAGCAGGCATTATTTTAACCATACAAACCCATACAGATACAGGCACAATAATAGAACTGGCCATAGACAACAGTTAA
- a CDS encoding T9SS type A sorting domain-containing protein: MRYKILPLVSFIMIVCMQNVLAAESEPNNTRAAANTLALNGSNSGSIGTAGDEDWWSVTTNADGKLSVDITVSNALFMWCQIIDNNGTTVLKEAYTSTSTSIIADGLAAGTYYLRLFPYYAGHLPIYTISNTLTVPVQANDAEPNNTRALAKVLNPNSSKTGHINYYYNNVKDTFDWYKITPAADGRIRLTMTSANGQNVWAYLYDNDGTTVLASGYTSGSAVVVDKDGLAAGTYYIRVNTYYSSEWAPYTLADSVFAATPANDTEPNGTRAQALVLPVNTTVTGHVNYYYNKVKDSADWYKITTNADGRLRLTMKSGNGQNVWAYLYDADGSTVVASGYTSGSAFVVDKDGLAAGTYYVRVNTYYTSEWAPYTLTDSLFVPTQANDTEPNNNKTSATGITLNSSVTGHVNYYYNLVKDTADWYKITIPQDGMINLTISSNNGQNVWVYLFDKDGTTQVNAVYSSASTSIKTDGLAAGTYYLRINTYYTSEWAPYTLTNAFTAYTFANDSEPNDYFGQAKTIPSNGTVTGHVNFYYDGVKNAEDRWKINYTGNAGTMTINFNQEAHKSDGSLRCTWLQVYKDTTLAPIYSNYFCGTPNAINLTGLTKGYYYLKVFTYYASDFTAYSISPVFTQTKATVTLVATSTSATCDSTNSITIKCGGSKAPYTAQLYRYNLPYGTVKTINNTQNYVFANLPKGNYTVRVYGDGATGTAYATFPAVELMPKPVNARTTAIQAAQARLNWNALNCANYFTIQYRQESAATWTTVKTNGNTTFYILRNLSASTKYYWRVAATDSANGVTGFSAYTDSVAFTTSAAVFAAAGQPANVQADKVLNRGDVELLVYPNPASSFIKIRVNKMQDVTVSATLRDINGRVVWADNTKSLAALSATNIDVSKLAAGIYMLHMQDLYGNTIALTKVIIKR, translated from the coding sequence ATGAGATACAAAATTCTACCCCTTGTAAGCTTTATAATGATTGTATGCATGCAGAATGTGCTTGCAGCGGAATCTGAACCTAATAATACCCGTGCTGCGGCCAATACGCTTGCCCTGAATGGCAGCAACAGCGGATCTATTGGCACTGCCGGAGATGAAGACTGGTGGAGCGTAACCACCAATGCCGATGGCAAACTGAGTGTTGATATAACCGTTTCCAATGCACTGTTTATGTGGTGCCAGATAATAGATAACAACGGTACAACCGTACTGAAAGAAGCTTATACATCTACCTCTACAAGTATTATTGCAGATGGTCTTGCAGCCGGTACATATTACCTGCGGCTGTTTCCTTATTATGCCGGTCACTTACCCATCTATACCATATCAAATACATTAACGGTTCCTGTACAGGCTAATGATGCAGAGCCAAACAATACGAGGGCGCTGGCAAAAGTGCTAAACCCTAACAGCAGTAAGACAGGCCATATAAACTATTACTATAACAATGTAAAAGATACATTCGACTGGTATAAAATTACCCCGGCTGCGGATGGCCGCATAAGGCTGACGATGACCTCTGCCAATGGCCAGAACGTGTGGGCTTATTTGTATGACAATGATGGTACCACGGTGCTTGCAAGCGGTTACACCTCCGGATCAGCAGTGGTGGTAGATAAAGATGGCCTTGCTGCAGGAACATACTATATAAGAGTAAATACCTACTATAGCAGCGAATGGGCGCCATATACTTTGGCCGACAGCGTGTTTGCTGCCACACCTGCAAATGATACCGAACCAAATGGTACAAGGGCCCAGGCGCTGGTACTTCCTGTGAACACCACGGTAACCGGTCATGTAAATTATTATTACAATAAAGTAAAAGATTCAGCAGACTGGTATAAGATTACCACCAATGCAGATGGCCGGCTGCGCCTTACCATGAAATCTGGCAATGGGCAAAATGTATGGGCATACCTATATGATGCCGATGGCTCTACGGTTGTGGCCAGTGGCTACACATCAGGTTCTGCGTTTGTAGTAGATAAAGATGGTCTTGCTGCGGGCACCTACTACGTACGGGTAAATACGTACTACACAAGTGAATGGGCACCTTATACTCTTACTGACAGCCTGTTTGTACCAACGCAGGCCAATGATACGGAGCCGAACAATAATAAAACATCAGCTACCGGTATTACATTAAACAGCAGCGTTACCGGCCATGTAAACTATTACTATAACCTTGTAAAAGACACGGCAGACTGGTATAAAATAACCATTCCGCAGGATGGTATGATCAACCTTACCATCAGCTCGAACAATGGGCAGAATGTGTGGGTATACCTGTTTGATAAAGATGGTACCACACAGGTTAACGCGGTGTATAGTTCTGCATCAACATCAATAAAAACAGATGGTCTTGCGGCAGGTACATATTACCTTAGGATCAATACCTATTACACAAGTGAATGGGCGCCTTATACTTTAACCAATGCATTTACTGCCTACACCTTTGCCAATGACAGCGAACCAAACGATTACTTTGGCCAGGCAAAAACAATACCTTCTAACGGTACCGTTACGGGTCATGTAAACTTTTACTACGATGGTGTAAAAAATGCAGAAGACCGATGGAAGATCAACTACACCGGCAATGCTGGAACGATGACGATCAACTTCAACCAGGAAGCTCATAAGTCTGACGGATCTCTACGGTGTACATGGCTGCAGGTGTATAAGGATACCACACTTGCACCTATTTATAGCAATTATTTCTGCGGTACACCCAATGCAATAAATCTTACAGGGTTAACAAAGGGATACTATTACCTCAAGGTATTTACCTACTATGCGAGTGATTTTACTGCATATAGTATATCGCCTGTATTTACACAGACTAAAGCAACTGTAACCCTGGTGGCAACCAGTACATCAGCTACGTGCGACAGCACCAATAGCATTACAATTAAATGTGGAGGCAGCAAGGCACCTTATACTGCCCAGTTGTATCGCTACAATCTTCCGTATGGCACTGTAAAAACAATCAATAACACGCAGAATTACGTGTTTGCCAACCTGCCAAAAGGTAATTACACTGTAAGAGTATACGGAGATGGCGCTACAGGCACTGCTTATGCAACATTCCCCGCAGTTGAGCTGATGCCAAAACCTGTAAATGCACGCACTACCGCAATCCAGGCTGCACAGGCAAGGCTAAACTGGAACGCCCTGAATTGCGCCAACTATTTTACTATTCAATACCGCCAGGAGTCGGCTGCAACATGGACAACGGTAAAAACAAACGGCAATACCACTTTCTATATCCTCAGGAATCTTAGCGCATCAACCAAATATTACTGGCGCGTAGCAGCAACAGACAGTGCCAATGGTGTTACAGGCTTTAGTGCGTACACAGATAGTGTGGCCTTTACTACGAGTGCAGCGGTGTTTGCGGCGGCCGGCCAGCCAGCAAACGTGCAGGCAGATAAGGTATTGAACCGCGGCGATGTAGAGCTTTTGGTGTATCCAAACCCTGCCAGTTCTTTTATAAAGATCCGGGTAAATAAAATGCAGGATGTAACTGTGTCAGCAACGCTTCGGGATATCAATGGAAGGGTTGTTTGGGCAGATAATACAAAAAGTCTTGCAGCGCTCTCTGCAACTAATATTGATGTAAGCAAATTAGCCGCCGGCATCTACATGCTGCATATGCAGGATCTTTATGGCAATACTATTGCATTAACAAAGGTCATCATAAAAAGGTAG
- a CDS encoding cobalamin B12-binding domain-containing protein, protein MTTILNRPVRVLVAKVGLDGHDRGAKIIATALRDAGMEVIYTGLRQTPEMVVNAALQEDVDAIGVSILSGAHMTVFPKILQLMKEKDMNDVLLTGGGIIPDDDMKTLNELGVGKLFAPGAATTDIAGYIKTWVAEHRDF, encoded by the coding sequence ATGACTACAATATTAAATCGCCCTGTAAGAGTACTGGTTGCCAAAGTTGGCCTCGACGGGCACGACCGCGGTGCAAAAATTATTGCCACTGCATTGAGAGATGCCGGTATGGAAGTAATTTATACAGGGTTGCGCCAAACCCCTGAAATGGTTGTTAACGCAGCATTGCAGGAAGATGTGGATGCTATTGGCGTAAGCATTCTCAGTGGTGCGCACATGACGGTATTCCCAAAAATTCTGCAACTGATGAAAGAGAAAGACATGAACGATGTATTGCTTACCGGCGGCGGCATTATTCCTGATGATGATATGAAAACACTGAACGAACTGGGCGTAGGCAAACTCTTTGCACCCGGTGCCGCAACCACAGATATTGCCGGTTACATTAAAACCTGGGTAGCAGAACACCGCGACTTTTAA
- a CDS encoding DUF1501 domain-containing protein, translating to MMTKKELHNQRLLREAEKSVMQMHTRRHFLRESAMGLGGLAMAALFGCGDKTKQGAQVAFDPAHPMAPKLPQFPGKAKSVIYLHMAGAPSQLELFDYKPELAKMDGQLCPQSLLEGKRFAFIRGVPKMLGPQATFAQHGESGLWVSENMPHLASVVDEISFLKAVTTDQFNHAPAQLLVHTGSARLGRPSIGSWVTYGLGSENENLPGFVVLTSGGRNPDAGKSVWGSGFLPSVYQGVQCRSEGDPVLFLNDPGGMSRDLRKASIDAINEVNAEEYKAYNDPEILSRISQYEMAYKMQISVPEVMNINDEPQYIHEMYGTKPGEACFANNVLLARKLVEKGVRFVQLFDWGWDSHGTDSNLAIDLGFINKCRQVDKCITALILDLKQRGLLEETLVVWGGEFGRTPMMENREGKQNPFKGRDHHTEAFTIWMAGAGIKKGFSHGETDEIGYSAISGKVETFDVQATILQQLGFNHEELTYQFQGRPFRLTDTKGKVINEIIA from the coding sequence ATGATGACAAAAAAGGAACTACATAACCAGCGTTTGTTACGTGAAGCAGAGAAGAGCGTGATGCAAATGCATACACGGCGTCATTTTTTAAGGGAAAGTGCCATGGGTTTGGGTGGCCTTGCAATGGCTGCGTTGTTTGGCTGCGGCGATAAAACAAAACAGGGAGCGCAGGTGGCTTTTGACCCTGCACACCCTATGGCGCCAAAGCTGCCCCAGTTTCCTGGCAAAGCAAAAAGCGTGATATACCTGCATATGGCAGGCGCGCCATCGCAGCTTGAGTTATTTGACTATAAGCCGGAACTGGCAAAAATGGATGGGCAACTTTGCCCACAATCATTACTGGAGGGCAAGCGTTTTGCATTTATACGCGGTGTGCCTAAAATGCTGGGCCCGCAGGCCACATTTGCGCAACATGGAGAAAGTGGTTTATGGGTAAGTGAAAACATGCCGCACCTTGCATCTGTTGTGGATGAAATAAGTTTTCTGAAAGCTGTTACCACAGACCAGTTTAACCATGCACCCGCACAGCTACTTGTACATACAGGTTCTGCGCGACTGGGAAGACCAAGCATTGGTAGCTGGGTTACTTATGGCCTGGGATCTGAAAATGAGAACCTGCCGGGTTTCGTGGTGCTTACAAGCGGCGGCAGAAATCCTGATGCGGGCAAAAGTGTGTGGGGCAGCGGTTTTCTGCCAAGCGTTTACCAGGGCGTACAATGCAGGAGTGAAGGTGACCCCGTGTTGTTTTTAAATGACCCGGGTGGTATGAGCAGGGACCTGCGCAAAGCCAGTATTGATGCCATAAACGAAGTAAATGCAGAGGAGTATAAAGCGTATAATGACCCGGAGATATTGTCGCGCATATCGCAGTATGAGATGGCTTACAAGATGCAGATATCTGTGCCGGAAGTAATGAACATTAATGATGAGCCGCAATACATTCATGAAATGTATGGTACAAAACCTGGAGAAGCATGCTTTGCCAATAATGTATTGCTTGCAAGAAAGCTGGTGGAAAAAGGTGTGCGTTTTGTGCAGTTGTTTGACTGGGGGTGGGATAGTCATGGTACGGATTCTAACTTGGCCATTGATCTTGGGTTTATTAATAAATGCAGGCAGGTAGATAAATGTATAACGGCACTGATCCTTGATCTGAAGCAACGTGGTTTACTGGAAGAAACGCTTGTTGTTTGGGGCGGTGAATTTGGCAGAACGCCGATGATGGAGAACCGGGAAGGCAAACAAAACCCGTTTAAGGGAAGAGATCACCACACGGAAGCTTTTACTATATGGATGGCCGGGGCAGGTATAAAAAAAGGCTTCAGCCATGGCGAGACAGATGAAATAGGTTATAGTGCCATTAGCGGTAAGGTAGAGACATTTGATGTGCAGGCAACCATATTGCAGCAGCTCGGCTTTAATCATGAGGAACTTACTTACCAGTTCCAGGGCAGGCCTTTCAGGCTAACCGATACAAAAGGAAAGGTGATCAACGAAATAATAGCCTGA
- a CDS encoding DUF1553 domain-containing protein, translated as MLKPLNKRLAGVIAALAVLILVSAWIISGNNHTVDFSTEVKPIINKHCITCHGGVKAKGGFSLLFREEALAKTASGKPAIIPGDAAASDMIRRLTLDDPEERMPYQHEPLSKQDIEILRNWVNQGANWGEHWAYTPLKPVEVPQQKRFFGLLTSKSAWAQNDIDYFIERRFREADLQPSPQADKATLLRRVSLDIIGMQPSDALAQQFLNSNDPKAYDALVDSLLASQHFGEKWASMWLDLARYADTKGYERDDSRSIWRYRDWLINAFNNDMPYDSFLIRQIAGDLLKNPTDNDYIATAFHRNTMTNDEGGTDNEEFRTAAVLDRVNTTWDALMGTTFSCVQCHSHPYDPFKHEEYYKFMAFFNDTRDEDTNADYPLLRMYDNDTLQQELSVVVNWVKQNVSAEKANEVYTFLKTWQPSYNSLTCDSFTNSELNDTKWASFRNNAVCRLKNVDLTNTDRLVFRYQGWVPGGVWQIHLDSANGPVVAHTTLAKTNDWQITEIPLKPAVGVHNLIFTYVNNNLHKPADAGVLLDWLYFTQEFPGKERQGYNDTKKLYWKLLKTNVPTIPVMMDDPAFMHRATYVFERGNWLVKGNKVKPAVPASLNALPKDAPQNRLGLALWLTAKDNPLTARTMVNRVWEQLFGTGLAETLEDLGTQGVAPTHMELLNYLSYRFMHDSRWSMKQLVRAMVTSATYRQSSKVTPQLQAKDPENKYYARAPRVRLTAEQVRDQSLCISGLLSKKMYGPGVMPYQPKGIWLSPWNGAEWVQSTGEDQYRRAVYTYWKRSAAYPSMLTFDGVSREVCTARRIRTNTPLQALTTLNDSAYIDAARNFAYRMQSAAGDVTTQISKGFEMATYQHINERSLAALTGLYNKALAQFNKNPEKICEMTGGMGRHTNAATAALIVVANAMLNLDEVVTKN; from the coding sequence ATGCTTAAGCCATTGAATAAACGATTAGCCGGCGTTATAGCCGCACTTGCTGTACTTATTTTGGTAAGTGCATGGATCATCAGCGGTAATAACCACACCGTTGATTTTAGTACAGAAGTAAAGCCCATCATTAATAAGCATTGCATTACATGCCATGGTGGTGTAAAAGCGAAAGGTGGTTTTAGTTTATTGTTTCGCGAAGAAGCGCTGGCAAAGACAGCATCGGGTAAACCAGCCATTATTCCCGGAGACGCTGCCGCCAGTGATATGATTCGCCGCCTTACGCTCGATGATCCTGAAGAGCGGATGCCATACCAGCATGAGCCATTATCAAAGCAAGACATTGAAATATTGCGCAACTGGGTTAACCAGGGTGCAAACTGGGGCGAACATTGGGCTTACACACCATTGAAGCCGGTTGAAGTACCGCAACAGAAACGTTTTTTTGGGTTACTTACATCAAAAAGTGCGTGGGCTCAAAATGACATAGATTATTTCATAGAGCGCAGATTCCGGGAAGCAGATCTTCAACCTTCACCACAGGCAGATAAGGCAACGTTGCTCAGGCGGGTAAGTCTTGACATTATTGGCATGCAGCCTTCAGATGCACTTGCGCAGCAATTTTTAAACAGCAACGACCCCAAAGCTTATGATGCATTGGTAGATTCTTTGCTTGCATCTCAACATTTTGGTGAAAAGTGGGCCAGTATGTGGCTGGATCTTGCGCGGTATGCTGATACAAAAGGCTACGAGCGCGACGACAGCAGGAGCATCTGGCGGTACCGAGACTGGCTTATCAACGCATTTAATAATGACATGCCGTATGATTCTTTCCTGATCAGGCAAATAGCCGGCGACCTTTTAAAAAACCCTACTGATAACGATTATATTGCCACAGCCTTTCACCGCAATACCATGACCAATGATGAAGGTGGAACCGACAATGAAGAATTCAGAACGGCGGCAGTACTCGATCGTGTAAATACAACCTGGGATGCATTAATGGGCACTACGTTCAGTTGTGTGCAATGCCACAGCCATCCGTACGATCCTTTTAAACATGAAGAGTATTATAAGTTCATGGCTTTCTTCAACGACACGAGAGATGAAGATACGAATGCAGATTACCCGCTGTTACGTATGTATGATAACGATACTTTACAACAGGAACTTTCAGTTGTTGTAAACTGGGTAAAGCAAAATGTTTCTGCAGAAAAAGCAAACGAGGTGTATACCTTTTTAAAAACATGGCAGCCATCTTACAATTCGCTTACCTGCGATAGTTTTACCAACAGTGAATTAAACGATACCAAGTGGGCCTCATTCCGCAACAATGCTGTATGCCGGCTAAAAAATGTTGATCTTACCAATACTGACCGGCTGGTATTCCGCTACCAGGGTTGGGTACCCGGTGGTGTTTGGCAAATACATCTCGACAGTGCAAACGGCCCCGTAGTAGCCCATACAACCCTTGCTAAAACCAACGACTGGCAGATTACAGAAATACCGCTGAAACCTGCTGTTGGTGTGCACAACCTGATATTTACTTATGTAAACAATAACCTGCATAAGCCTGCAGATGCGGGTGTTTTATTAGACTGGCTTTATTTTACACAGGAGTTTCCCGGGAAGGAACGGCAAGGGTATAACGATACAAAGAAATTATACTGGAAGCTGCTTAAAACAAATGTGCCCACCATCCCCGTCATGATGGATGACCCTGCGTTTATGCACAGGGCCACTTATGTTTTTGAACGTGGTAACTGGCTTGTAAAAGGCAACAAAGTAAAACCCGCTGTACCAGCATCGTTAAACGCGTTGCCCAAAGATGCACCGCAAAACCGCCTGGGGCTTGCATTGTGGCTTACAGCAAAAGACAACCCGCTTACAGCCAGGACAATGGTAAACCGTGTGTGGGAGCAACTGTTTGGTACCGGTCTTGCAGAAACGCTGGAAGACCTCGGCACACAGGGTGTTGCGCCAACACATATGGAATTATTAAACTACCTCTCTTACAGGTTTATGCACGACAGCAGGTGGAGCATGAAGCAGCTCGTAAGAGCAATGGTTACCAGCGCCACATACAGGCAATCTTCAAAAGTTACACCGCAGCTGCAGGCAAAAGACCCGGAAAACAAATACTATGCAAGAGCACCAAGAGTGCGGCTTACTGCAGAGCAGGTAAGAGACCAGTCACTTTGCATCAGTGGTTTGCTGAGTAAAAAAATGTATGGCCCCGGTGTTATGCCATACCAGCCCAAAGGCATCTGGCTTTCGCCATGGAATGGTGCAGAGTGGGTGCAAAGCACAGGCGAAGACCAGTACCGCAGGGCCGTTTATACATATTGGAAACGTTCGGCTGCTTACCCTTCCATGTTAACTTTCGATGGTGTGTCCAGAGAAGTTTGTACAGCACGCCGCATACGCACCAACACACCTTTGCAGGCATTAACAACGCTCAACGACTCTGCATATATAGATGCTGCAAGAAATTTTGCCTATCGGATGCAGTCAGCAGCAGGCGACGTTACAACACAGATCAGCAAAGGGTTTGAGATGGCTACATACCAGCACATCAATGAACGCAGTTTAGCTGCGTTGACAGGTTTATACAATAAAGCTTTGGCGCAATTCAATAAGAACCCTGAGAAGATTTGTGAGATGACAGGCGGTATGGGCAGGCATACAAATGCGGCAACGGCCGCATTGATTGTTGTTGCAAATGCGATGCTGAACCTGGATGAAGTGGTGACAAAAAATTAG
- a CDS encoding response regulator, with product MVRIAVVDDKASNRSVLKDKLRRNPLFNIVLEATDGEDFLQQIKSFREEQLPHIVLMDLEMPHVDGVTAIGTASSLYPSVKFVVLTIFDDDDKIFRAIKAGACGYLLKEESGQVITGMLMNLWESGAGPISPSIAYKILQMVQHPLQIKEDKTNTPDIFLLSEREKEILQLLSEGLEYKEIAARIFISPNTVKKHSINIYNKLHVNSKAQALRIAYTKGLI from the coding sequence ATGGTTCGCATAGCAGTGGTAGATGATAAAGCAAGTAACCGCAGTGTGCTGAAAGATAAGCTACGCCGCAACCCGCTTTTTAATATTGTGCTTGAAGCAACAGATGGCGAAGACTTTCTTCAGCAAATCAAATCTTTCCGGGAAGAACAACTGCCGCATATCGTTTTAATGGATCTTGAAATGCCACACGTTGACGGTGTTACAGCAATCGGTACCGCATCGTCTCTTTACCCTTCTGTAAAATTCGTGGTACTCACTATTTTTGATGATGATGATAAAATTTTCCGTGCCATAAAAGCAGGCGCATGTGGTTACCTGCTTAAAGAAGAGAGCGGCCAGGTAATTACAGGCATGCTCATGAACCTGTGGGAAAGCGGCGCCGGGCCTATCTCTCCCAGTATTGCTTATAAAATATTACAGATGGTGCAACACCCGTTGCAGATTAAAGAAGATAAAACAAATACACCAGATATTTTCCTGCTTAGTGAACGTGAAAAAGAAATCTTGCAGTTACTCAGCGAAGGGCTGGAGTACAAAGAGATTGCCGCCAGGATCTTCATCAGTCCAAACACCGTAAAGAAACACAGCATTAACATCTACAACAAACTGCATGTAAACAGCAAAGCCCAGGCGTTACGCATTGCTTATACCAAAGGATTAATTTAA